In Herpetosiphon gulosus, the DNA window CGCGGCTTGAACCACAGCCAAAGTTTGGCCCAGCAATAATCAAATCGCCTGGCTCAACGTTGGGAGCGAAATCGGGCCGCGCTTCGATAAAGGCATAGCGCCGCACATCGTCGTTTGCGCCCAACATGTAGGGAGCATAACGGCCTGGAACCATCTGATCAGTGTTGACATCATTTCCAAAAACCCAAATCCGTGGCATAGTGCTGACTCCTGTGCAATTGCAAAAATTAGGCGAAAACTGCTTGCTCAGTGCTATCAAGCACATTGCGTGGATGGGTGATGTAGCCCGTGACGGCGGTGGCAGCGGCAACTTCAGGTGAGGCCAAGTAGATATTGGCTCCTGGGCTGCCCATCCGTCCGCGGAAATTGCGATTGCCAGTGAAAACACAGACTTCATCGGGAGCCAACACGCCCATATGGCGGCCAATGCATGCGCCACAACCAGGCGTACCGATTGTCGCTCCGGCAGCCAACAAGGTAGCCAATGTGCCATCGCTGGCGGCGCGATGCAGGCTTTCGCTCGAAGCAGGCACGACAATCATGCGCACATTCGGAGCCAAACGCCGCCCCTTGAGGATGCTAGCAGCGGCAGCCATATCTTCGTAATGGCCGTTGGTGCAGGTGCCGAGATACACGACATCGACCGCTACTCGCCCAACATCAGCCAAATCAACCACGTTATCGACATAATGCGGCACGCTAACTTGTGGTTCGAGGGTGCTCAAATCGCATTCAACCACGCGGCTGTAGCTTGCATCAGCCTCAACCCGCAACCATTCTGGCACGGGATGTTCAGCGCCCAAGCCAGTTGGGGCAACGATTCCGGCTTTGGCTCCAACTTCAATCGACAAGGTTGCCA includes these proteins:
- a CDS encoding 3-isopropylmalate dehydratase large subunit encodes the protein MGQTFAEQILGHASGRSDVQAGDMVVVNVDLVMMHDSLSPSIIETLHNELGAERVWDRDKVAVVIDHVAPAATVRQAEQQQQVRRWVAQQGISHLFDVGRGISHPVLIEEGLVQPGMLVIGSDSHSTGYGAAAAFGSGMGTTDIALALATGQTWFRVPETVRVNAVGNFQPGVSVKDFGLWAARTLRADGATYQSVEWHGVDFLSWRERMTLATLSIEVGAKAGIVAPTGLGAEHPVPEWLRVEADASYSRVVECDLSTLEPQVSVPHYVDNVVDLADVGRVAVDVVYLGTCTNGHYEDMAAAASILKGRRLAPNVRMIVVPASSESLHRAASDGTLATLLAAGATIGTPGCGACIGRHMGVLAPDEVCVFTGNRNFRGRMGSPGANIYLASPEVAAATAVTGYITHPRNVLDSTEQAVFA